A stretch of Parvimonas micra DNA encodes these proteins:
- a CDS encoding FtsX-like permease family protein, which produces MKKSLFKNFYRTIFRTFPKFISIVFMIALGVMVFVGLKITPYIMRRSVDERVKEGNLYDYKIYSNFGLQKEDEDIISNLKNLKDVEYGYSINLKDEEREVDLTIESKAEKISTVQVIEGNDIESDSDILLDERLKDKYKIGDEIDFKNVKKFGIFKDEVKKLKQNKFTVKGFIKSSEVLATLLTGTTENGYLAIISKNAFDFSYYSYAKITFSDLNDLNRNSKEYKKLSNERKTELQDLFKGRAGEVYNVIYSQKRETLDDSKEEVNKNKFDIEESERKLQQNLEKVQSGRKDLRRAFADLNYQKNQFITQITKNKEKLTTALNSLNSKKSEINKNKTEIVEKNKTLIKSKEDIEKTKAQVDAGIKTVNEELRLLEENYQSKLIEENEYKVKKEEINKKLAELNSSLQTVQKNLDSVNSNLSSISAKLTELSGAEQKLNSEIKTLESQMYQLEKQAKQGILKFDEYYAKLVQKKSEVEENNLKLNKGKGDLEDAKEKVLDANSKISDGDEVLSKLIEPNYNIEEGFVSSMMSKVYFAANGIYGVSNVFSLFFYFIALLVSLTTMTRMVDENRIQIGTLKALGYSNIDIAKQYFYYGLLASIIGGIIGTILGFKVISPLVYRSYLKAFIFTKVFDNYYPQIIIAGILIAIFCTAFVSYVTCIRTLKEKISSLMRAKAPKSGNFVFLEKIPYIWKELSFLQKATLRNVFRYKLRLTMTIIGVMGCMGLLVLGFGIKDSLDGVSDLQYSKYTKYHSSVIYNPMSLEKDLEKFNEDIKANKDIKESIDLSLVSVNIKSKKSFDEKIGVFTTDNLSEFSKFFGLYNGDKKIDKLDDGIYINRKLAEKFSLSVGDEITFINNNKEYKGVVAGIFENHVGNFFIMNEKTYEQTFFRKPIKNTKLLILNDGSKNNIEKVINELEKDPVAVKGTNIHSLKRIIDDASYSINSIILVIVICSGFLSIVVLYNLSNINISERKREIATLKVLGFYPLEIDNYIYKETVILTIIGIGLGIFVGHSLHINIMEQLAMDSIRFFNKVKLISYIYSALVTLFFTFIVYFVVKIMLSKVPMIESLKDVE; this is translated from the coding sequence ATGAAAAAATCATTGTTTAAAAATTTTTACAGAACAATCTTTAGAACATTTCCGAAATTTATTTCCATTGTTTTTATGATTGCTCTTGGAGTAATGGTTTTTGTTGGACTTAAAATAACTCCATACATTATGAGAAGAAGTGTCGATGAACGTGTAAAAGAAGGAAATTTATATGATTATAAAATTTATTCTAATTTTGGCTTGCAAAAAGAAGATGAGGACATAATTTCCAATTTAAAAAATCTAAAAGATGTAGAATATGGTTACAGTATAAATCTTAAAGACGAAGAACGAGAAGTTGACCTTACCATAGAAAGCAAGGCAGAAAAAATTAGTACTGTTCAAGTAATAGAAGGAAATGACATCGAGTCTGACTCTGATATTTTGTTGGATGAAAGACTAAAAGATAAATATAAAATTGGAGATGAAATAGACTTTAAAAATGTCAAAAAATTTGGAATTTTTAAAGATGAAGTAAAAAAATTAAAACAAAATAAATTTACAGTAAAAGGCTTTATTAAAAGTTCAGAAGTTTTAGCTACATTGCTAACAGGGACTACTGAAAATGGATATTTGGCAATAATATCAAAAAATGCTTTTGACTTTAGCTATTATTCTTATGCAAAAATTACTTTTTCTGACCTTAATGACTTGAATAGAAATAGTAAAGAATACAAAAAGCTATCAAACGAAAGAAAAACAGAGTTACAAGATTTGTTTAAAGGTAGAGCTGGAGAAGTTTACAATGTCATTTATTCTCAAAAGAGAGAAACTTTAGATGATAGTAAAGAAGAAGTTAATAAAAATAAATTTGACATTGAAGAAAGTGAAAGAAAATTACAACAAAATCTTGAAAAAGTTCAAAGTGGTCGAAAAGACTTAAGAAGAGCTTTTGCAGATTTAAATTACCAAAAAAATCAATTTATTACTCAAATAACTAAAAATAAAGAAAAATTGACAACTGCTCTAAACAGTTTGAATTCAAAAAAGAGTGAAATAAATAAAAATAAGACAGAAATAGTTGAAAAAAATAAAACTTTAATAAAAAGTAAAGAAGATATAGAAAAAACAAAAGCACAAGTTGATGCTGGAATAAAAACAGTAAATGAAGAACTAAGATTGCTCGAAGAAAATTATCAATCAAAATTAATTGAGGAAAATGAATATAAGGTAAAGAAAGAAGAAATAAATAAAAAATTAGCGGAATTGAATTCATCTTTACAAACAGTTCAAAAGAATTTAGATTCAGTTAATTCAAATCTTTCCAGTATTTCTGCTAAACTTACAGAATTATCAGGAGCCGAACAAAAACTAAATTCAGAAATAAAGACTTTAGAAAGTCAAATGTACCAATTGGAAAAACAAGCCAAACAAGGAATACTAAAATTTGATGAATACTATGCAAAATTAGTTCAAAAAAAATCAGAAGTCGAAGAAAACAACTTAAAATTAAATAAAGGCAAGGGAGATTTAGAGGATGCTAAAGAAAAAGTCCTTGATGCAAATAGTAAAATTTCTGACGGTGACGAAGTCTTATCCAAATTGATAGAACCAAATTACAATATTGAAGAAGGATTTGTTTCATCAATGATGTCAAAAGTTTATTTTGCAGCTAATGGAATCTATGGTGTTTCAAATGTATTCTCACTATTTTTCTATTTCATTGCCCTTTTGGTATCACTTACAACAATGACTAGAATGGTAGATGAAAATAGAATACAAATAGGAACTTTAAAAGCTCTTGGTTATAGCAATATTGATATAGCAAAACAATACTTTTACTACGGACTTTTAGCAAGTATCATTGGAGGAATAATAGGAACTATCCTAGGTTTTAAAGTGATTTCTCCACTTGTTTACAGATCCTACTTAAAAGCCTTTATATTTACAAAAGTTTTTGACAATTACTATCCACAAATAATTATTGCAGGAATATTAATTGCAATTTTCTGCACAGCTTTTGTGTCCTATGTAACATGTATAAGAACTTTAAAAGAAAAAATTTCATCACTTATGAGAGCAAAGGCTCCAAAGTCAGGAAACTTTGTTTTTCTTGAAAAAATACCTTATATTTGGAAAGAACTTTCATTTTTGCAAAAAGCAACTCTAAGAAATGTCTTTAGATACAAACTAAGACTTACAATGACAATTATAGGTGTAATGGGTTGTATGGGACTTTTAGTGCTAGGATTTGGAATAAAAGACAGCTTAGACGGAGTTTCCGATTTACAATACTCAAAATATACAAAATATCATTCATCAGTTATCTACAATCCAATGTCATTGGAAAAAGATTTGGAAAAATTTAATGAAGATATAAAAGCAAATAAGGACATTAAAGAAAGTATTGATTTATCTTTAGTATCTGTAAATATAAAATCCAAAAAGAGCTTTGATGAAAAAATAGGTGTCTTTACAACTGACAATTTGAGTGAGTTTTCTAAGTTCTTTGGACTATATAATGGAGACAAAAAAATTGACAAATTAGATGACGGAATTTATATAAATAGAAAATTAGCCGAAAAATTTTCACTTTCCGTTGGAGATGAAATAACCTTTATAAATAACAATAAAGAATATAAGGGAGTCGTTGCAGGAATCTTTGAAAATCATGTTGGCAATTTCTTTATAATGAACGAAAAAACTTATGAACAAACTTTTTTCAGAAAACCTATAAAAAATACAAAGCTACTAATTTTAAATGATGGAAGCAAGAATAATATCGAAAAAGTAATAAATGAATTAGAAAAAGATCCAGTTGCCGTAAAAGGCACAAACATACACTCATTGAAAAGGATAATTGATGACGCATCTTACAGCATAAACTCAATTATTTTAGTAATCGTAATATGCTCAGGCTTTTTGTCAATCGTAGTTTTATACAACTTAAGTAATATAAACATCTCAGAAAGAAAAAGAGAAATTGCAACACTTAAAGTTTTAGGATTTTATCCTTTAGAAATTGACAACTACATCTACAAAGAAACTGTAATACTAACAATAATAGGAATAGGGCTCGGAATCTTTGTAGGTCACAGTCTGCACATAAATATAATGGAACAACTTGCTATGGACTCAATCAGATTTTTCAACAAAGTAAAACTTATAAGCTACATTTACTCAGCACTAGTAACACTATTTTTCACATTTATAGTTTACTTCGTAGTAAAAATAATGCTTAGCAAAGTTCCAATGATAGAATCATTAAAAGATGTTGAATAG
- a CDS encoding ABC transporter ATP-binding protein, translating to MAFVEFKNVYKKYNEGKSSEIVANRDVSFEIEHGEFCIIVGPSGAGKSTILNILGGMDDATSGEIFIDGKDICKFNKRQLNDYRRFDVGFVFQFYNLIPNLTVLENVELAGQIVKESLNPAGVLESVELSHRLKNFPSQLSGGEQQRVAIARALCKNPKLLLCDEPTGALDYHTGKRILELLHQRCKSTNTTVILITHNQAITPMADRVIEINDSTVKKVILNDSPKNIKEIEW from the coding sequence ATGGCTTTTGTTGAATTTAAAAATGTTTATAAAAAATATAATGAAGGAAAAAGTTCAGAGATCGTTGCAAATAGAGATGTTTCTTTTGAAATAGAACACGGAGAATTTTGTATTATCGTAGGTCCTTCAGGAGCTGGAAAATCTACAATCCTTAATATATTAGGTGGAATGGATGATGCAACAAGTGGTGAAATCTTTATAGATGGAAAAGATATTTGTAAATTTAATAAAAGACAACTTAATGATTACAGAAGATTTGATGTAGGTTTTGTTTTTCAGTTTTACAATCTAATTCCAAATTTAACTGTTTTGGAAAATGTAGAACTTGCAGGGCAAATCGTAAAGGAAAGTTTAAATCCGGCAGGAGTTTTGGAATCTGTTGAATTGTCTCATAGACTTAAAAATTTTCCAAGTCAATTATCAGGGGGAGAACAACAAAGAGTTGCAATAGCGAGAGCTCTTTGTAAAAATCCTAAACTGCTTTTATGCGACGAACCTACAGGAGCTTTGGATTATCATACTGGAAAGAGAATTTTAGAGCTTTTACACCAAAGATGTAAAAGTACGAATACAACTGTAATTTTAATAACTCACAATCAAGCAATTACTCCAATGGCAGACAGAGTTATTGAAATTAACGATAGTACTGTAAAAAAAGTGATATTAAATGATAGTCCTAAGAACATAAAGGAAATTGAGTGGTAG